GGGAACGAGCGGAAGACGTTGCGGAAGACGCGGAGGACTCGGCCGGGCTTGCTTTTCTTCTTGCCCGAGGGCTGCAGGAGCGAGatcagcggcggcggcggcggcggcgcggtGGGGTCCTCCATGGATCAGCGAGATGGGGATGCCATATGACTTGGAGAATGAGGGAAGTTTGGGAGAAtgaatttggattttgggTGTTTTTATGTTACCATCAATTAATATGTTCCATTCTAAATGCACATAGGAATGTTTACATTACGTGTGGGATAGTGAAGTAATACACGTGACTTGGGAAAAACATACGAGAATAGGAAATGAAGTAATGTTTGGAAGGGAATGATTTTGAGGAAGGAGTCTTCCAATGTATTCGGATCAACAAACTATATATGGGAAgactagtactactactatatatatttatgatttcatgTGTTTTCATGGTTGGGATTAATGATCCCATTTTTTATTGCAACGAGTAATGATGATATGATCATAGGCTAAAAATAACACATGAGTTCCAACTAGTATATGCTAGGAAAATATATTCAACCCAAGTGATTCACATTATACTCCCTCATTGTCCGGATATGACTCGGTGcgaattttatgaaatgtgaagaaaaatgggttgaaaaagtaagtgaaatgtaggtctcacatttatatactccctccgtcccgctttagcagtcccattgacttttctgcactcattttgtaaaaaagataataaataattaaagtggagaaataataaagtaaaaaagagaataacatagagaagagtcttatctacattattctcttttttactttattatttctccactttaactatttattatcatttttacaaaacgagtgcagaaaagtcaatgggactgctaaagcgggacggagggaatattagttttataatagaatgtgagtgtaatgagttaatGTAATGTGGGTCCATTTACcataaataggaaaaaaaatggaataacaTTTAgcggacggaccgaaataacAAAACTGGACAATATTTCACGAacgaataaagtaataaatagaACCAAATCCAAATTGTATTGCAGTAACACTCCCATATTTCCAAAAACAGgcactatttttattttcgtgcGTACAATagttcatttctatttttgatatttttttctatttaataagGCAGAACCTGTTGCTCACTAAAAATacttcatttactttttagttaGCCCATTTCGCCCTCTTATCGCTGATCTCTGTAAGTCATaactaaaattttctttttacaatACAAAAGAGTTTTTCATTAAATCCAATGGTATTAggtaattatataaaagttcTTTTCACATATTATGGAAACTTGAATctgattgattttaattagattttgtaGGACATAGAtagtcaaattttatattaggTCGATTGGATAATGACACGATAATTTATCAATGGGTTGTAGCGCAGTTGACAGCACGGAACTGTGGTGATCTTGAGGTCTTAGGTTCAAATCCCGCCACTCACTAGGAGACTTTCGGCCTTTATCCGTAACTCCAATCGAGCATGATTAGTCGGATTCCGCGGTACACctataatcaaacaaaaaaaaagacacaATAATTTTGGAATGAGTTTAGGTCGGGTTCAGATAACCCATTAAtaattaacattattattataatttcttattttctcttttattacttcattagaGTTTAAATTAAGTTATTGTATCAGATTCATGCCATTATTGTATCAGGGTTCGTATTGTTGCCTTATTATCACGTCATGTTAACATAAATCTGATTGTATCGCTAACTTGTGTTTGGATTTGAATATAGCAGGTAGAGTTCATGTTTGGATTTAGGGTTTTCTTAACCGATTGGTTGTTATAAGCTGATTCGATAACAACTCAATTCGCACGATTTATCCGCCTAAAACGATACATTCTCGTGAGAGACAAAagttaaatagtagtataatttggTCCAATAACGTGCACTATTCCTACTTATGACAATTTTAGTAGTAACTCAATGCTCTTAGTCAGTGGATGACAATTACTAGCCTCCCGAACTAGTTATGTTCAAGAATGGAAATGATCACCTAAagtatatctatatatttgaatCTTCCTGCATTCATTCTTAAATCTAGACGATTTCTTATTCGTTGGCTATTATAAAGTCATGACAAGCCGCTATAGTCATGACAAGCCGCTATGGTGGAATATAAAATCGACTAATGAATACTTCATCTATCCTAAaaagtttgtcacatttttccatttctgaatgtttcataaaatttgtcacatttcactttttattataaaactaatagtacttcctctgtcTCAATGAAGATGGTCACTTTTCTTTTAAGttagatgactcattactaaaagtaaaaatatctttattttcactttattccctctttcttactttactttctccatttaacacacaaaataaagttatgtAAAATCTCGTATTATCTAAAGTAAAGGTTATCTTCTTTGGGGCAGAGGAAATATCTCGTAAAATCCCATGCCATTATCTAAATATGTCATCTATTATAGAACAGAAGGGAGTAGTACTTCTTCAAAATGTGAATTCATCTTAATATGAAACCTCGTTGAATATAAAATCAGCATTCTCCCGTTCAATTACggttgaattaaattaattagtttctgttttattaggattgaattaaattaattggttTAAGTAGTTTTGATACGCCAGTATGGCCACCCCGAAAAGACAAACAAATATGGTTTTCTGTTTTCACATAATGTCGTTGCacccattaattaattataccaaGAGTACAACTCTTGTTTAACTCTTGTTTGACACACTTgctagttttaatttatatgtatagtttgattctaatatattaaaaaattattattttataaaatttataaaatttaaagtttgatttgttattttattaatttatttaaattaagaaaaggagctaatcaaattttaatttttataaatattatgaaattaaatatttcaataacactttttaatatatttaaatcaaattgaatatataattcGTTAGTCATATCAACTTTGTTCGCATATTTGTGAAATCATTAGGTGTTCGCATGagataaagataataaaatttcaacaaaattaaaacaacttaaaatcacaaaattcataactGCAATTATaatctttaatataattttttgataaattttaatggtaGAGGCTTAAGCTCCTCGACCGCCTCGCCCTAGTCGGCCGTGGCCGTGGGCATCTCGAACTGGCAAAGCGGACAGTAATGACTCTTCCCGAGCCAGCCCTGAATGCACTCGGTGTGAAACACATTCCAACAGCACGGCATCTTCAGCTTCTCATCCACGTCAGCATCCAACTCATCATCCAAGCAGATGCAGCACCACCCGAGATCCTCCTCATCGTTGCACTTCACCAGCCGCCGCAGCGCCGCCGGAGCCGCCGGCCTGTCGTTCCAGATCCCGACCCGTATCTCCATGTCCACGTCCAACCGGAAGAACGCTCCGATCTCCTCCGCCCGCCGCTGCTGGAAAACCCTCCGCACGTGCCGCCACGCGAACCTGATCGCGCGGCCGATCTCGTGGCCGCGGAGGCGCTCGCGGAGCTCCTCTCCGAGCGCCTCCTCCACGAAGTCGTACGACAGGTTGCCGCGGACGGCGGCGAAGACGGTCTCGATGTCCGGGTGATTTTCGGCGGTAGGAGTAGGGTGTAGAATTGCGGCGGTTGCGGAGTACCGAATGTGGTGGTATTGGGTGCGGAAGAAGAGGTAGAATCGGATCTGGTGATGAGGGAGATTGGTGCGGCAGAGACCGTGTTGGGATGTCACTTTGAACATCACGCTGCGCTCCATGTTTCAGCAAATTCAATTggaaaattttgggggaaatggGTGATGTTTTAGGGTTTATTTATAGATGTAAAGTTAGCATTAGGAAACATTACAGTTGGATTAATTACTACGcgtcgattttttttataatcgtTTTAATTTGGGGTAATTTTCCATGTATACAACTATCTTTCACtgtataaaattgaaaattttaatacattcatgatgattaattagtttatagtATAGCACATagattaaatttcttaattaaataactacAGATTTAGGAAAGTATGCTTTATGTATCTTAAAGCTGCATAACTGTAGCTAGATCAAAACTAAATAGTGGATTCATCACAATATTTAATCATCCAACTAATTAAgtatgattattttgatttatttataataaaaaataaactaaaaccaTAATAGTTATTCAAAACCAACTATTTCATTGTTGAATggaataataatgaaattatatacggagtattataaactataaatactatttgcaaatatacttaattaattagtgttttCACTcgactaattaaatattattacgtcgattttattgaatattgtaCATTTTGAGtcgaaaattatgaaatgaatataaaacaatagaacataaattaaaacaataacaatcatatatattaaaacttgtatcgttccaaaaatatctatttttataagaaaatgttATGTTGTCATtatagaattgaaaaaaatgagagaatgGATTAATGGAGAGTGGAGATGGATTCTTCATTGGATTTGTGAATCACATAAGGTTGAAGGAAAATACGAGAGATGTGAAAGTGTGGTCATACGACAAGTCAGTTTCATTCTCGGTCTGTAACTTAGTTTTGCAGGTTACCATGCTTATGGAGTGTGTGAATCTTTTGAGCGAGCAGGGGCGACTTGCATGGAGGAACCTCGCCCCTCCAAGGGCACAACTTCATACGTGGTTCATTCTTCAAGGTAGGCTGAATACCAGGGAGAGACTTTTCAGATATAGAGCTAACAAAATCGAAGATGATCATTGCGCATTATGCAAGGATGAAGCGGAAACCATTGAGCACCTTTTCTTCAGTTGTAAGCTCAGTAGCATCTTTTGGTTTTTTTGCTGCGAAAGGTGGAACTTATCCACCTGTCTACCTAAGGAACCAAGAATGTGCTATCTTTCTTGGATGGGGGCTCCATTCCGACAGTTTGATAGAAATTGTGGATGTCAATGTTCTTTGTTGTCTCGTGGTCTATTTGGGATATAAGAAACAAGGTCGTGTTTCATGATTTCAAGCCTAATTGGGATTTCGCAAGGCGAGGCTCTTCTGGCGGCTTGGTCCGTGGATACGCGGATGGTATTGGGACTTTCCATTCTCTCCCAAACATGTAATGGGACAATCTACACAGCATCAGAGGATGGGTTGAACCGAAGAGTGCATGGAAaagaaatttcattttctcacaGAGAGTGGCACGGAGTGGAAGGCGCATTGAGAGCTAGACTACGATGTCCACATGGGGTTAGttttcttccttttccttttttacaaGTGGTTTGCGGTTGTTGTGGGTTGTGGTGTTTGTGCTAGTGTAAGGTTGGCTAGGAGTTGTTTCTTTGTCTCCACTGTCTTTGCTTGGTGTGCGTAGTGCTCCAAGTGACTGTggtttgttgttttgttttctttgtgtttgttttctctctctctgctcGCCTCTAGCCGGGGGTTTGAGCATTTGGTGTATCTTATGCACGTATTGAAAAAAGAAAGCCCATGTTGCCCTATTATCGCTTATGTCTACAtgtcataattaaaattttctttttacggTAGaaagaattttttcattaaatccAATAATATTGGGTAATTATATGAAAGTTCTTTTCACATATTACGGAAACTTGAATCTGATTGgttttaattagattttgtaGGACATAGATAGTCATTTTTTCTCTTGGAAGATAAGCACCTTCGGTCAAAGTGAAGTTAGGAGAGTTGTTTACCTTCCTTTAAAATTTCAGAACGATCAGACAATGTTTGAACCTCAGATCGTGTACAAAACCAACGCTGGTACTGTAGAAAACGTCAGCCACTTCCGAAATTATTACTGGAAGATCTAACCGTTAAAATTTGATCTCCTTCGATAAGAATGATGCTTTATGAGTCTTCTTCCTTCGGTTAAGATTTCGGGACGATCGGATATTATTTGGACTCTCGATGGTGAAGAAATCCGGGGCTATATCTTGTTTggcgaaaaaagaaaaaaaaaaggagagagagagagttagaaaaaaatgttgagCAGATGTCGCGTATAGTTCTGAGGATGGAAGCCTATGTTGACTTATTTAAGTACTTGGACTAATATTTTAGTTCCTTTGTCGTCGGGCCATTTCAAGCATATAATTGTTTAGGCctattatagtaattaaagtaACAAAGCCCAAATCTTTTAATGTGCTCGTGGACTGGacagtataatttaattagaccAAGATAATAACTATAGCTACAATTAAGTTTGAattgaatgaattaattacTTGGGCTAAAGTTCCCTTGAATTAATATTATCGAGATCTtgcaaattttattcaagttaAAATACTTGAATTTATCGAGTTAATTAATCTCTTGATTAAATaatgtcaataattaaatctttggGTTTAATTAAAGTGAATGAGTTATGAAAGAGGGAAGGAAAATATGATGCATATCCTAAGAGCATATCATCCGCTATTGTTATTTCCTTGAAGCTAAATagtttattatcttttattggaCAATGTTCATTGCAAGGAATTTAAGTCCAAGTGAGTTAATATTGTTTTACGGAGTTCGGAAGCATACGAGGTGAACTTTTCTATCCTACATACAAATGTggattaaaaatatgaagtatAGTTGAGATAATATTTATCTATCCAAATAATGTTGTCTTAGGTATATCGAACCTTGTTATAATTAGCAAAGTTGGGTCTTGACAAGTGGTTTGTGTCATGTGTGAGTTGTGTTCGAATTTAAATGTAGCAGGTCGAGTTCATTTTCAGATTTGGGATTTTCTTAATAGGGTTGGTTGCTATAAGCTGACTCGATAACAACACAATTCGCACAATTTACTGgccttaaaaaatatattctcgTGAGAGACAAAAGTTCAATAGTACTACATCCGTTTCGTgttattttgatcatttttttatattttaggacGTTTCATGGTAGTTGAGTAAAAAGTAGTAACGCATTTTctcattcttactttattttctctttttcctttcttttactttattgcTCCCTCCATCTCATAAGAGTAtgtactattttctttttagtccatCCTACAAgagtatgtattttttaattttagaaaaaaagaattctATAATGAGGACGAATCCATTCTCCACCAATAAGTCTTCAATTCCTTATTCTTTCAacccctctcttacttttccaatTGCGAATTAAAACATATGCTCAACTAAAAATGCATACTCTTAGGTGTTCGGTTtcctaaataaaatagtaccaagatataatcttgaaatgaattgtgagattattttagttggagggagTTAACTATGACTAACTATCTCATGATTAtctatctaggattgagttgtgatattgaatctcatgaaccaaacacactacatatttaatctgAAAATACAATCTTGCATACCGAACACCCTCTTACAAGATAAGagaggagggagtattttatttatttaatattatacatCTCTTTCTTGATCTccgtaaaaaaaagaaaataattctacCGCATAAATGGAGGAAGGAGTATAATTGGCCCAATAAACGTGCCCTATTACTACTTATGATTACAATATTTAGTAACTCAATCCCGAACTTGTTTCATTCACTGGTTTTGTTCAATTTGatcatacaaaaataaaacaaagatgGAAATGATCCCCTATAATATATCCATACATCAATATGAAATCGACAAATGAATACCTTAAAGCACCAAGTAGGGGGTTTAACTCTAAGGCAttcattttagtattttttgtaaacaattaaaaacgtCTCTACCAtcacaattaaatataaaataatttttatttcaaaatttattataaccTCCCtgcaaaataaattggattaggtagaaatacaaaatagtGGCGGAAAagcaattttcattttgtattgAAGTTAACGGCCCCTTTTTTGGTACTCgcctttcttcttcttcttcaacagaCCAACTGTTTAATTCTCATCAATTCATTTCCCTTCCTCTCTCGATTGATTgaagattataatttataagtagAAGAAAGAAATGGTGGATTTTAGGGAGGATTTGATAATTGAGAGCTACCAAATCCCATGGCTAATTTGGATCCAACTTCTAATTACgattcttctccttcttctcctcTTTTTCGGCTTCGCCGCCTTTACTTACGAGGCCCCTACTAGCTCTGCCGCCGCCGCAGCGCCGATATCTGCTGCAACAAACAACTCCGCCTCTCCCGATGGAATAATTACGGTTGGTTGGTTTAATTTTCCGGCTAATTTTGTTCTtctttattgatttaattacacAATTCGATCTAGAGTTTAATTAGCAATTTGACCTTCCTGATTTTCGCAATTGGGATTTTTGAACTTCTTCTGCTTCAGTAGGATTATTGGGCTTTGCATTGGGTTCGAATTGATGTAATTGAAAcaattaaaggaaaaaaaaagtgcattttcaattgatttatttattatatgacCATTTCTTGGAAtgtacttttaaaaaaaaaaaatctgtatATATTGATTCGAGGGGAAATTGTGCccctacattattcttttacTCTCTTATTTGGCCTGAGAAGGTGAAAAGGGGCTGGAGTTTTATCAAATATTGGATggaaaatatagtaaatagTGCCcctacattttatttttacaaaactaTTTTAAGAGGATTAataatatttctctttttactcCAAGTTACACTTGACGATTGTGAATGTATTGCCATAGGATATCAATTTGTAACGTTAATGTTTTAGGTTTGTATCTAACTCGTTGTCCGGGCAGGTGGAAGACGAGAGAGCTGGAGACAGCACAGAAAGTAGTCGAGGGTCAGGCAGAGAAGAGGAGGATGATTCATCTGAAAAAGATACCACCATGTTTCTTAGCATTTTCCGGCATCCAAATCACCCTTGCAGCTATTTTGGGCTGGCTAAACAAGCGCTTTTCAAGTGCTTCGGGTTAGATTCTAGCTCGGAGAACTCTGTAAGTCGACAGCATGAGAAACGCGATTGATAGCTCCTTTCTTCGTTCGCATAGAAATGTACAGCTCAAATATCTCACGCTAAATTACTAGTGACCTTTTGTTCATAACTTATGTTGcttctatcatttttttagCATGTCTGCtagattcaattatttttttgctgaAGAGAACATTCCATGAAATTAAATTcgcaaattaaatttcttaaatacataaaaaagtaaagagagacTAAACTTGGAAAGATTTACTTATTTCCATCtcaaaaatttacaaaatagaGGGGCTCCAGCCCCATCCCGgctacaaaaaatttcaaatcccATGAACGTTTTATTGCACATTTGCAAACCCATAATATGTAcactataatataatatagtagcacctaataaaatacaaaacctaataaatataataaaattttcttccCTTTCCTGTTTCTTCCTCATCCAATTCAATTTACTCCAGACTTATCTTTAAGGTCGTCTAATAGTCTAAACAACGAGCAGACGGCAAGACCTTCAGGCAGAATCATCGCTGCCGTCTTGCTTGGTGACTTCCACGACAGTTGCATTGCAGAAGAAGCATCTTTGGCAGTTGAGAAGGTGCCTGGATATGCAGCTATAACAAGAAACATGGGAGCAAGGCGAAAATCGAGCATCTGCTTGATTCGTATAGCATATGCAGCAGATTGTGCAGTCATCAGTTTCTTGCTCTGCTCCCCTCACGCTCTTCTCGAGGGCTTGCAGCTCAGTCTGACAGATTAAGAGGCTCGAGAATTTCTCTAGCTTTGTCAGTTGGTCGTTGTAATCGTCCCCCTTGATTGAGCCAACCTACAGAAGCACCGTCAGAAATCAATAACAAGTACTACCGTTAGACTGAGAAATGAACAGGCGGAGAGTAGAGATCACAAACCCAGTTGTACTCGAGGAGGTACTGGAATCCGTAGAGGATGGTATCTGCGCAGTCCATGCTAGCAAAGATTGCGACTATATCATTGTTGTCAGTTTCTCTACTTACATCCAGCAAATTTAGAATGATGCCGGCTAGTGGTGCTAAAATCATGCCACTGTTAAGCTTCTCAGAGGACTGCCCCGGTCGTCTGAGTGATCTGCAGAAGATAACACGACAGGATGAGATGAGGAGGTACATGAACAATATCTCGCAATGAACCAGACACTCGGGCTAGCAAGAATAAAGAGACGACATTGAATCAACCCCTACTTACTGATCAAGAACTTCTGGATCAATTGCTCCGATTAAGTGGGTCAATATGAAGACGATCAATTCAGACAACCTTCTCAAATTCGTATCCATTCCAGACACAAAAGCTTGAGGAATTTCTCGAGTACAAAATTCCAATACCCTTGCAAGGTTGCAGGAAAGGTCAAATATCACGCTGCATTTCCTTTGCTGGATCTCCATCAGCTGaatataatgcaaaaattatcttcaataaacacaaataaaaaggaaagatgTGTATAATGTTTCTTACAAAAACATAACATACCTTAAAATTTTCTTGCATTTCCCGTATCGAGACAGAGAATTCAGTCATGGCCCAGCTTAAAGTATTAAACAAACGATTGAGAAAAGCCGAGAATAATTCCTCTTCACTGATGCAAGCTTCCCGCAGCAATTGCtttaaaaagacaaaataacattaaatacAAAAGGTTGAAGCAACAGGCAGCATTGAATTTGGTAGCAATAGAACAAGAAATAGTAGTCACCTGAAATAGTAAAGATGAGGATGATGACTCTCCACGATTTGAAATTCCAAAACCAGAACCCTTGCACAATCTAAGAAGTATATTGGTTACTGGAATCCAGGATCTATTATCAAATGCAGACAATAAAGCTTTTGGCATCCTCTGTCTAGCAGCTTCATTGCATTCAAAAGCAGCCAAAAACTCTCTCTCCTGCACCAGCACTGATATAGACTGAAGAAGAAGATCCCTTAGCTCCGCACTAGATATTCTAGGATCATTGAAGTGGGTAACAACAAAAGTGacctaataaaaaaagaacttCATTATTCTCCACAAAATAGCCATGATTAACCAACCATAATACACCCGAATTCTATAGGCCAAAGTGGAAAACCTATTTCAGGTATTAGGATCACAAAAACATCTGCCCAACCCTTCCACAACtcctcaaaataaattaaaagaattatggaaataagaccaaggaaaaaatatgatatgatatcATCAGATACTGCAGTGAttgatataaatttgaattccagTTTCAACATGCTGCAATAACCAAGTATAGGAAGTAATGCAGCATTTTATGAGGTCAAACTGAATACCGAAACAACATAAACAATCAAACAGAAAGTGTATAGGAGTTGATGCCATACAAAAGATGCAAGCCCTTGCTTGATGAAAATTGTAGCTGGGACGAATGGAGGATCGCTCTTCCGCAGGACATGAAAGCAATCAACCTGCCAGGGAcaacaaaataacattaacaaaacaaaacaaagtaaGTTTTTGTGGCAAAAAATGTTATATGAACTACATCTAGAGGTAAAACATATCCACAAAATCTATGTTTCAATTCTTATTTAGAAAGTTTGTCAAAGCTCCTAATACGTATATATGATAACATCTTCTACTCATAATAGAAGCTTTTAGACTGGTCCGGTGAATGAAAAAGAATAGATGTTCCATTACACATGTAGAAAGATGGGAGCAGTACCAGAGTTTCAAGATAAAATTCAGGAATGTAGATGAAAATAGGGTCCACTTTGCTAAGAACAAGAAGCAATTGCACAATCCACATGCATGTTGCATACATTCCCCTCTGTTTCCAacgagagaagagagaaaggcGATACCTGTTAAATAAGATCAGATTTTCATGTTGAGTACAACTTGAAACTGAGCACACCAGggcataaaaagaaatacagctactaagaaatactccctatCCCAACAAGTGTCTCCCTGACTCATTAATGGGAATGTTGAAACAATTACATGAGGACAAGTTTAACATATGGAATAAGATACTACACAGGTAATAATAGAGCATCGAGATTGCATAGCATACTACTTGCATCCAGAAGAGTAACATATTATTGATgatgaaaggaaaaataaactGGAGCTTGGGCCATAGCTATTCACGACTTTAAGAGCATGAATAACATTAGAAAAGAGGCataaaagcaagaaaaacaaagcaaaaagACTAATAAGATATTATATTCATTAACAGCCATGAACGAAACAGTACCAGGCACAATGTCTAACACAATCCATAACCTCTTCTCGATAAACATTACGAGCCTCCTTCACGCGCTTCACTTGATCCCCATAAATGCTATCTCTAAGTTGTCTATCTGACTCCTCCAAGAGAGAAATGGATTGTGATTGACGAGACATGAAAGATGATACCTGATATACaataaattgaaagaaatGTCATGTTAGTCTTTTGGCAGGTGTAACAGACAATAAATTTATGCAATCTAAACTCCTAGCATCTTTAATTCCTTAGGGTGGGAAAAATGACAGATAGTAGACATTTAAAACCACACCCACATGCAGAGATTCTAATCAATTAGGTTTGTTACCTTCACTAAGGAAGTTGATCAAAAACATTCTAATTTGTTACCAAACATCAAATTTTCATGTGTCAATCCCCTTTGTGGGGAGGGTAGTGGAAAAGCATATTGTTGCTAACCTGCTTAAAATGTGGTGCAAGACCCAAGTGATACAGCAAAAGCATAGCATCTAAAAGCTCC
The genomic region above belongs to Salvia hispanica cultivar TCC Black 2014 chromosome 3, UniMelb_Shisp_WGS_1.0, whole genome shotgun sequence and contains:
- the LOC125216550 gene encoding uncharacterized protein LOC125216550; protein product: MVDFREDLIIESYQIPWLIWIQLLITILLLLLLFFGFAAFTYEAPTSSAAAAAPISAATNNSASPDGIITVEDERAGDSTESSRGSGREEEDDSSEKDTTMFLSIFRHPNHPCSYFGLAKQALFKCFGLDSSSENSVSRQHEKRD
- the LOC125210469 gene encoding uncharacterized protein LOC125210469; its protein translation is MERSVMFKVTSQHGLCRTNLPHHQIRFYLFFRTQYHHIRYSATAAILHPTPTAENHPDIETVFAAVRGNLSYDFVEEALGEELRERLRGHEIGRAIRFAWRHVRRVFQQRRAEEIGAFFRLDVDMEIRVGIWNDRPAAPAALRRLVKCNDEEDLGWCCICLDDELDADVDEKLKMPCCWNVFHTECIQGWLGKSHYCPLCQFEMPTATAD